The following coding sequences are from one Wenzhouxiangella sp. AB-CW3 window:
- a CDS encoding acyltransferase — protein sequence MFAAIVFALRVAGATALLSLNTIVHVGPLLLVALAKLVVPGRRVRRGLDRMLMAIAGSWIGVNSWMIDHLTTTRIEVSGLPEPDPEGQMLVICNHQSWVDIPILQKLFNRRLPLLRFFLKRQLIWVPLLGLAWWALDFPFMKRHSREQIRRRPELARDDVLATRAACARFRDLPVAIVNFVEGTRFRPARHAAQSSPYRHLLKPRAGGVAFTFDAMGDALERIVDVTIVYPHGRPRLVDLFANRVREVRVAIQSYPVPDWLQSGDYLGDPEFRDRVRDWINTLWQEKDQLYRQLAR from the coding sequence ATGTTTGCCGCTATCGTCTTCGCGCTTCGTGTCGCCGGCGCCACCGCGCTGCTGAGTCTCAACACAATTGTTCATGTCGGACCATTGCTACTGGTGGCACTGGCCAAACTGGTCGTGCCCGGAAGACGCGTGCGTCGCGGGTTGGATCGGATGCTGATGGCCATTGCCGGCAGCTGGATCGGCGTGAATTCCTGGATGATCGATCACCTGACCACGACCCGCATCGAGGTCAGTGGCCTGCCCGAGCCCGATCCGGAGGGCCAGATGCTGGTGATCTGCAATCACCAGAGCTGGGTCGACATTCCGATTCTGCAAAAGCTGTTCAATCGCCGCTTGCCATTGCTGCGCTTCTTTCTCAAAAGGCAGCTGATCTGGGTCCCCCTGCTTGGCTTGGCCTGGTGGGCGCTGGACTTTCCTTTCATGAAGCGCCACAGCCGCGAGCAGATCAGGCGCCGACCGGAACTGGCTCGCGACGATGTACTGGCGACCCGCGCGGCCTGCGCCCGTTTCCGCGATCTGCCAGTAGCCATCGTCAACTTCGTTGAAGGCACCCGGTTCAGGCCTGCACGCCATGCCGCCCAGTCCTCACCCTATCGGCACCTGCTCAAACCCCGCGCAGGCGGTGTGGCGTTTACCTTTGATGCCATGGGTGATGCGCTGGAACGCATTGTCGATGTCACGATCGTCTATCCGCACGGCCGGCCGCGCCTGGTCGACCTGTTTGCCAATCGTGTCAGGGAAGTCCGGGTCGCCATACAAAGCTACCCCGTGCCCGACTGGCTGCAAAGTGGCGACTACCTGGGCGATCCCGAGTTTCGCGACCGCGTACGCGACTGGATCAACACGCTCTGGCAGGAAAAGGACCAGCTTTACAGGCAATTGGCGCGTTGA
- a CDS encoding serine/threonine-protein kinase has translation MERLGRYRITRELGRGSMSIVYEAFDPHIDRHLAIKVLRERYARDVKSRQRFLREARSAGGLSHPGIVTVFDVGQADGLPYMVMERLQGQSLDSYLEEVPALDARRVIEIGIQLAGALHYAHERGIVHRDVKPSNIFIDPESGLVKLVDFGIAAIDRRLREGQAGQDASIVGTPRYMPPEQLQGERPDQRSDLYSLGVVLYRALSGHLPFQGEPLAALIRQIVNDAPPRLSAHDPHTPVELVELVTRLLAKEPEARHADGALIREELQEIRSDLDRGLLKQARGAAPAWRWPLALSLCLALVLGAGLTWVWHSQRATMTETTLGFGDGLASVIARETAEALLLEDATALGNLVDDFAANDRITHLHIVDRHGQVQASTNPFLQGEEPPILSGTAVERDGGHVRLVMMDDGHLEFQAPIRFQGRRIGQAQLGVDGSQLQTTAWTTMWMLAIVFLATVLVSAIGFAWIARSQRRSIQRLAWGLQRIARGQYDFRLDDTRLDALSTLFRRFNDMAVRLDERHGHEKSRMPAPLLPSGEDTLEGEIDDTREMDAADRPVSLRSISGGKDDDSSTS, from the coding sequence ATGGAAAGACTTGGCCGCTATCGGATTACCCGTGAACTGGGTCGTGGATCGATGTCCATCGTCTACGAAGCCTTTGATCCTCATATTGATCGCCACCTGGCCATCAAGGTGCTGCGCGAACGTTATGCCCGCGATGTAAAAAGCCGCCAGCGCTTTCTCCGCGAGGCACGGTCGGCCGGCGGCCTGAGTCATCCGGGCATTGTGACCGTCTTCGATGTAGGCCAGGCCGATGGCCTGCCCTACATGGTCATGGAAAGACTGCAGGGTCAGAGCCTGGATTCCTATCTTGAAGAAGTGCCGGCACTTGATGCACGACGTGTCATTGAAATCGGCATTCAGCTGGCCGGCGCTCTCCACTATGCCCATGAGCGAGGCATCGTGCATCGCGATGTCAAACCCTCCAACATCTTCATTGACCCCGAATCCGGGCTGGTCAAACTGGTGGATTTCGGTATCGCCGCCATTGATCGTCGACTGCGTGAAGGTCAGGCGGGCCAGGATGCGTCCATTGTCGGAACGCCGCGCTACATGCCGCCGGAGCAGTTGCAGGGAGAACGCCCCGACCAACGCTCCGACCTCTACAGTCTGGGCGTGGTGCTGTACCGCGCGCTTTCCGGCCATCTGCCGTTCCAGGGCGAGCCTCTGGCCGCCCTGATCCGCCAGATCGTCAATGATGCCCCGCCACGCTTGAGCGCTCATGATCCCCACACTCCGGTGGAGCTGGTCGAGCTCGTGACTCGCCTGCTGGCCAAGGAACCGGAGGCCCGCCATGCCGACGGGGCCCTGATCCGGGAAGAACTGCAGGAAATTCGCTCTGACCTTGACCGGGGACTTCTGAAGCAGGCTCGCGGCGCAGCGCCCGCGTGGCGCTGGCCACTTGCCCTGAGCCTTTGCCTGGCGCTGGTTCTGGGCGCCGGACTCACCTGGGTCTGGCACAGTCAGCGCGCCACGATGACCGAAACCACGCTGGGATTCGGTGATGGCCTGGCCTCGGTCATTGCTCGGGAAACCGCGGAAGCCCTGTTGCTGGAGGATGCCACCGCCCTGGGCAATCTGGTCGACGACTTTGCCGCCAATGACCGCATTACGCACCTGCACATCGTCGACCGCCATGGTCAGGTTCAAGCCAGCACCAATCCGTTTCTGCAAGGTGAGGAGCCGCCGATTCTGTCAGGCACGGCAGTAGAGCGCGACGGTGGTCATGTCAGACTGGTCATGATGGACGATGGTCATCTGGAATTTCAGGCGCCGATCCGTTTCCAGGGTCGGCGAATCGGGCAGGCCCAGCTTGGCGTGGACGGCAGTCAGCTCCAGACCACGGCGTGGACCACGATGTGGATGCTGGCTATCGTCTTTCTGGCCACTGTGCTGGTCAGCGCCATTGGTTTTGCCTGGATCGCCCGCTCGCAACGCCGGTCGATACAACGTCTGGCCTGGGGGCTGCAGCGAATCGCTCGCGGTCAGTACGACTTCCGGCTCGACGATACGCGGCTGGATGCACTGTCCACGCTGTTTCGACGATTCAACGACATGGCCGTCCGGCTGGATGAGCGGCATGGCCATGAGAAATCCCGCATGCCCGCGCCACTGCTACCGAGCGGCGAAGACACGCTGGAAGGCGAAATCGACGATACCCGGGAGATGGATGCGGCAGACCGGCCAGTTTCCCTGCGCAGCATTAGTGGCGGGAAGGATGACGACTCGAGTACGTCATAG
- a CDS encoding lysophospholipid acyltransferase family protein, whose translation MTSAPASFLSRLYPIWMWLVYVPLAALTTLVSAVLAVPLALLVSPRLANRCIAANWGRMLAWLVPVRVSVEGLDGVDPSRSYVVVANHQSQFDIPVVYGFSGLDLRWVAKAEVGRIPFVAAGCRAIGHVFINRSDPDQARTAINRAVERLKPGTGLMFFPEGTRSRSGELMRFKKGAFRVAIDQQLPLLPVSVIGSRDILPADSLRLRPGRVRLRFHAPIDTTGMSAADVGDLRRQAHEIIAEGLRTGHEA comes from the coding sequence ATGACTTCCGCTCCCGCATCGTTTCTCTCGCGTCTCTATCCCATCTGGATGTGGCTGGTATACGTACCACTGGCCGCATTGACGACACTGGTCAGTGCCGTACTTGCCGTACCGCTGGCGCTGCTGGTTTCACCCCGGCTGGCCAATCGCTGCATTGCCGCCAACTGGGGTCGAATGCTGGCCTGGCTGGTCCCGGTCAGGGTCTCGGTGGAAGGACTGGATGGGGTCGATCCGTCCCGCTCCTATGTCGTGGTGGCCAATCACCAGAGTCAGTTCGATATTCCGGTGGTCTACGGATTCAGCGGGCTGGATCTGCGCTGGGTGGCCAAGGCCGAGGTCGGAAGGATTCCCTTCGTGGCCGCCGGTTGTCGCGCCATCGGACATGTCTTCATCAACCGTTCCGATCCTGACCAGGCGCGCACCGCCATCAATCGTGCCGTTGAGCGGCTGAAACCAGGCACGGGACTGATGTTCTTTCCCGAGGGCACTCGCAGTCGCAGCGGGGAACTGATGCGATTCAAGAAGGGCGCGTTCCGGGTGGCGATCGACCAGCAGTTGCCCCTGCTGCCGGTGTCGGTGATCGGCAGCCGCGATATTCTGCCGGCCGACAGCCTGAGACTGCGGCCGGGCCGAGTGCGCCTGCGCTTTCACGCACCCATCGACACCACCGGGATGTCGGCTGCAGATGTCGGTGACCTCCGTCGACAAGCCCATGAGATCATTGCCGAAGGCCTGAGAACGGGACACGAGGCATAG
- the greB gene encoding transcription elongation factor GreB — translation MRSPYITAAGHRRLQDELKQRWKLRREVTVALAAAAAEGDRSENAEYIYRKKQLREIDRRIRYLQKRLDEVQPVAARTDNPGKVFFGATVTLEEEDNSKVTYRIVGADETDADAGWISVDSPVARALLGKAIDDEAVVRTPSGERALTVIAVEYGDG, via the coding sequence TTGCGTTCACCGTATATCACGGCAGCCGGTCACCGCCGGCTGCAGGATGAACTCAAGCAGCGCTGGAAGCTTCGCCGCGAGGTGACCGTGGCACTGGCCGCGGCCGCCGCCGAAGGTGATCGCTCGGAGAACGCCGAGTACATTTATCGCAAGAAGCAGTTGCGCGAGATCGATCGGCGTATCCGCTACCTGCAGAAACGCCTCGACGAAGTCCAGCCGGTGGCAGCACGCACCGACAACCCGGGCAAAGTCTTCTTCGGTGCCACCGTCACCCTGGAAGAGGAAGACAACAGCAAGGTGACTTATCGAATCGTCGGTGCCGACGAAACCGATGCCGATGCCGGCTGGATCTCGGTGGATTCACCCGTAGCCCGGGCCCTGCTGGGCAAGGCGATCGACGACGAGGCCGTGGTGCGTACGCCTTCGGGGGAGCGTGCGCTGACGGTGATCGCGGTGGAGTATGGGGACGGGTAG
- a CDS encoding class II fumarate hydratase, producing MSEYRTERDSMGELKVPADALWGAQTQRAVNNFPISGQPMPAPFIRALGLIKAACAQANRDLQLLDDARADAIAEAAGKVADNRYDEHFPVDIYQTGSGTSSNMNSNEVIARLADSKGQLGVHPNDHVNMSQSSNDVIPTAIQVSACLQASEHLLPALKHLHSVLEKRAGELSGVAKTGRTHLMDAMPVTLGQELQTWAAQIRSAYRRIQDALDRMRRLPQGGTAVGTGINAHAEFGERVADHLARTTGFEFVSADNKFEGIASQDVAVELSGQLKGLAVALMKIANDLRWMNSGPLAGLGEIELEALQPGSSIMPGKVNPVIPEAVCMVAARVMGNDGTITVAGQSGNFQLNVMLPVVGATLLESLEILGNASRLLADRAIATFNVREDRLGEALCRNPILVTALNRVIGYEKGAAAAKQAYAEGRPIIDVAAELTDLSREELEKLLDPLKLTEGGL from the coding sequence ATGAGTGAGTATCGAACAGAACGTGACAGCATGGGCGAGCTCAAAGTGCCCGCCGATGCACTCTGGGGGGCTCAGACCCAGCGTGCCGTGAACAACTTTCCCATCAGCGGCCAGCCCATGCCGGCGCCCTTCATCCGCGCGCTGGGCCTGATCAAGGCAGCCTGCGCCCAGGCCAACCGTGACCTGCAGCTGCTCGATGATGCGCGGGCCGATGCCATCGCAGAGGCGGCCGGCAAGGTGGCTGACAATCGTTACGACGAGCATTTCCCGGTCGATATCTACCAGACCGGTTCGGGTACCAGCTCGAACATGAACAGCAACGAGGTCATCGCCCGCCTGGCCGACTCGAAAGGGCAGCTCGGTGTTCACCCCAATGATCACGTCAACATGAGCCAGAGCTCCAACGATGTGATTCCGACCGCCATCCAGGTCAGTGCCTGCCTGCAGGCCTCCGAGCACCTCCTGCCGGCACTCAAGCACCTGCATTCGGTTCTGGAAAAGCGTGCCGGTGAGCTCTCGGGTGTGGCCAAGACCGGCCGCACGCACTTGATGGATGCCATGCCGGTGACGCTGGGCCAGGAGCTTCAGACCTGGGCGGCCCAGATTCGCAGCGCCTATCGGCGAATCCAGGATGCACTCGACCGCATGCGTCGGCTGCCCCAGGGTGGCACCGCCGTGGGCACGGGCATCAATGCGCATGCCGAGTTCGGCGAGCGGGTCGCCGATCATCTGGCCCGCACCACGGGCTTCGAGTTCGTGTCGGCCGACAACAAGTTCGAAGGCATTGCCAGCCAGGATGTTGCCGTCGAGCTTTCCGGACAGCTCAAGGGGCTGGCGGTGGCCTTGATGAAGATCGCCAACGACCTGCGCTGGATGAACTCCGGGCCGTTGGCCGGGCTGGGCGAGATCGAGCTCGAAGCCCTGCAGCCGGGCAGTTCGATCATGCCGGGCAAGGTCAACCCGGTCATTCCCGAAGCCGTCTGCATGGTCGCTGCCCGGGTGATGGGTAATGACGGCACGATTACCGTTGCCGGTCAGTCCGGCAATTTCCAGCTCAATGTCATGTTGCCGGTGGTGGGTGCCACCCTGCTGGAAAGCCTGGAGATCCTGGGTAACGCGTCCCGCCTGCTGGCCGATCGGGCCATTGCGACGTTCAATGTGCGCGAGGATCGACTGGGCGAGGCACTGTGTCGCAATCCCATCCTGGTGACCGCGCTCAACCGCGTGATCGGCTATGAAAAAGGCGCCGCGGCGGCCAAGCAGGCCTATGCCGAGGGACGCCCGATCATCGACGTGGCTGCCGAGTTGACCGACCTGTCGCGCGAGGAGCTGGAAAAGCTGCTCGATCCGCTCAAGCTGACCGAAGGTGGTCTGTGA
- a CDS encoding Hsp20 family protein, with protein sequence MNTFDLSPLYRTAIGFDRLADMLTNASRVDSNGYPPYNVESLGEDRYRITMAVAGFSEDEIEITSEQNTLTISGSKHEERDDNEDREFLYRGIATRSFERRFQLADHVKVDGASLENGLLHIDMVRELPEQMKPRKIEIGSGRLLEGERKGKVKAA encoded by the coding sequence ATGAATACGTTTGATCTCTCTCCCCTGTATCGGACGGCGATTGGCTTTGATCGCCTGGCTGACATGCTGACTAACGCCTCGCGCGTGGACAGCAACGGCTATCCGCCCTATAACGTCGAGTCGCTCGGTGAGGATCGCTACCGCATTACCATGGCGGTGGCCGGCTTTAGCGAGGACGAGATTGAAATCACCAGCGAGCAGAACACGCTGACCATCTCGGGCAGCAAGCACGAGGAGCGCGATGACAACGAGGATCGCGAGTTTCTGTATCGCGGCATCGCCACGCGTTCGTTCGAGCGCCGTTTCCAGCTTGCCGACCACGTCAAGGTGGATGGCGCCAGCCTGGAGAACGGCCTGCTGCATATCGACATGGTGCGTGAACTGCCCGAACAGATGAAGCCGCGCAAGATCGAGATCGGTTCGGGACGTCTGCTGGAAGGTGAGCGCAAGGGCAAGGTCAAAGCGGCCTGA